In Capsicum annuum cultivar UCD-10X-F1 chromosome 7, UCD10Xv1.1, whole genome shotgun sequence, one genomic interval encodes:
- the LOC107854227 gene encoding protein REDUCED CHLOROPLAST COVERAGE 2 isoform X1 (The sequence of the model RefSeq protein was modified relative to this genomic sequence to represent the inferred CDS: added 370 bases not found in genome assembly) — translation MAPKTGKTKPHKAKGEKKKKEEKVLPNVIEITVETPEDSQVMLKGISTDKILDVRKLLAVHVETCHLTNYSLSHEVKGTRLKDKMEIMSLKPCHLSLIEEDYTEEQLVAHIKRLLDIVACTTSFGGSPKPAGSENATKKPSGSPTGSDKKCKPEAAVCGGADGGDAAEKGDPVMMCPPPRLGQFYEFFSFAHLTPPIQYIRRSSRPFLEDKTEDDFFQIDVRICSGKPTTIVASRRGFYPAGKRALSSHSLVGLLQQLSRVFDAAYKALMKGFTEHNKFGNLPYGFRANTWVVPPFVADNPATFPPLPMEDENWGGNGGGQGRDGKHDHRPWAKEFAILAAMPCKTAEERQIRDRKAFLLHSLFVDVSVLKAVASIKHLVDYSQCGTNRSSYEEKIGDLLISVTKDMSDASKKLDNKNDGVQVLCMSPEDLAKRNLLKGVTADESATVHDTSTLGVVVVRHCGYTAIVKVAAEVNWGTSPIPQDIEIDDQAEGGANALNVNSLRMLLHKTSTPQPSSQVHKLHGADVEDILAAKPLVRQVLGESLQKLQEEGSKQMKSIRWELGACWVQHLQNQVSGKAESKKTDEAKVEPAVKGLGKHGGLLKEIKKKSTDKNGKASSGNEVSSSETNRKDLEKQDEEMEILWKKVLPEAAYLRLKESETGLHLKSPDELISMAHKYYADTALPKLVADFGSLELSPVDGRTLTDFMHTRGLQMCSLGRVVELADKLPHVQSLCIHEMVVRAYKHVLQAVVAAVDNIANVAASIASCLNVLLGTPSAENGDSDDELKWKWIETFLSKRFGWPWKDESREDLRKFAILRGLCHKVGLELVPKDYDMDSPFPFKKSDIISMVPVYKHVACSSADGRTLLESSKTSLDKGKLEDAVNFGTKALSKLVSVCGPYHRMTAGAYSLLAVVLYHTGDFNQATIYQQKALDINERELGLDHPDTMKSYGDLAVFYYRLQHTELALKYVNRALYLLHLTCGPSHPNTAATYINVAMMEEGLGNVHVALRYLHEALKCNQRLLGADHIQTAASYHAIAIALSLMEAYSLSVQHEQTTLQILQAKLGPDDLRTQNFLQDAAAWLEYFESKALEQQEAARNGTPKPDASISSKGHLSVSDLLDYIAPDAEMKAREAQKKQARAKVKGKAGQNGGIATDEFEKDELLSPTSPVVENSSDKENKSELDNKSELKIAEPTPKQSDHILIEQTLMEKNDDVIQEDTSEEGWQEALPKGRSTMGRKPSSARRPNLAKLNTNFTNASHLPRGRGKTANFPSPRLTPNESTASSGLSPASKKFVKSVSFSPKLNTASSPAGGTERSSKPKSAPTSPAQTEQVVKTNSIVSSISVQAAGKLFSYKEVALAPPGTIVKAVAEQLPKDSSSEQNKETVANDSTLPTTASTNDGEKAQKVGEEKHDDSGEKTNEAVNDTQQSKEKAPVSDESSEGTKGDATGEKEGNVVTASEVKPAAKTEGGDSTNSGSSSDSNATSKVNVPESKADKSPDTSSDLEPATDLVTEKDARLTNEGAAVKEKNGDEPRDPGSVALPTGVDKDISGNASAVPTESDQQGDSETGKEATKKLSAAAPPFNPSPVPVFGTIVAPVFKEHGGILPPPVNIPPLLPVNPVRRSPHQSATARVPYGPRLSGGYGRSGNRVPRNKPAFLNGEPNGDASHFTIPRIMNPHAAEFVPGQPWVPNGFPVAPNGYMASPNGMPVSPNGYPVSPNSIPVSPDGSPASLDSTPETENGLPVSPVEAGESPSAVTVEGDAENHDTAVADGTEAETSGSMVTAEIESQQIMEDQEEDVEKLHDIPRDDEISQCENGEMTEDTPAPSDEITGSKETSSTVVLEEKGTKCWGDYSDGENEVVEVAS, via the exons atggcaccaaaaacAGGTAAAACTAAGCCACACAAAGCAAAgggagagaagaagaagaaagaagagaaag ttcTGCCAAATGTTATAGAGATAACAGTGGAAACACCTGAAGACTCACAAGTGATGCTTAAG gGAATATCAACGGACAAGATTTTAGATGTGAGAAAGCTCTTAGCCGTCCACGTGGAGACATGTCATTTGACTAATTACTCCTTGTCACATGAG ATATTAGGAGATCAAGTAGACCATTTCTTGAGGATAAAACAGAAGATGATTTTTTCCAAATAGAT GTTCGAATTTGCAGTGGCAAGCCAACAACAATTGTTGCTTCTAGGAGAGGTTTCTATCCTGCTGGAAAACGCGCTCTGTCGAGTCACTCTCTGGTTGGATTGTTGCAACAATTAAGTCGAGTTTTCGATGCT GCATACAAGGCTCTCATGAAAGGATTCACTGAGCATAATAAG TTTGGGAATCTTCCTTATGGTTTTCGAGCGAACACATGGGTTGTCCCTCCTTTTGTTGCTGACAATCCAGCTACTTTTCCTCCACTTCCGATGGAAGACGAGAATTGGGGAGGAAATGGAGGTGGACAAGGTAGAGATGGTAAGCATGATCATAGGCCGTGGGCGAAGGAGTTTGCGATTCTGGCAGCAATGCCTTGTAAAACCGCGGAAGAAAGGCAAATTCGAGATAGGAAAGCATTTCTACTTCACAGTCTATTCGTCGATGTATCAGTTCTCAAAGCAGTTGCTTCCATAAAGCATCTAGTGGACTATAGCCAGTGCGGAACAAATCGATCTTCATACGAGGAAAAGATTGGAGATCTTCTTATCAGCGTGACGAAAGACATGTCAGACGCGAGCAAGAAACTGGACAACAAAAACGATGGTGTCCAGGTGCTATGCATGTCGCCGGAGGATCTTGCAAAGAGAAACTTATTAAAAGGCGTAACTGCAGATGAGAGTGCAACTGTTCAT GATACTTCTACCTTGGGTGTAGTGGTGGTTAGACACTGCGGCTACACAGCGATCGTAAAAGTTGCAGCTGAGGTGAACTGGGGGACAAGTCCTATTCCTCaggatattgaaatagatgaccAGGCAGAGGGAGGTGCAAATGCATTAAACGTTAACAG CTTGAGAATGCTACTGCACAAGACGTCAACGCCTCAGCCGTCTAGCCAAGTACATAAACTACACGGTGCAGATGTCGAAGACATTCTGGCTGCTAAGCCTTTAGTAAGACAGGTGCTTGGTGAAAGCTTGCAGAAGTTACAGGAAGAAGGTAGTAAACAAATGAAATCGATAAGATGGGAGCTGGGTGCATGTTGGGTGCAACATTTGCAAAATCAAGTCTCCGGGAAAGCTGAGTCTAAGAAAACTGACGAAGCTAAAGTAGAGCCAGCGGTAAAGGGTCTCGGGAAGCATGGTGGTTTGCTGAAGGAAATCAAGAAGAAATCAACTGACAAGAACGGCAAAGCCAGTTCAGGGAACGAAGTTTCTTCAAGTGAAACCAACAGGAAAGATCTAGAGAAACAAGACGAGGAAATGGAGATTCTTTGGAAAAAGGTGCTACCTGAAGCAGCATATTTACGCCTAAAGGAATCAGAAACTGGTCTACACCTTAAG TCACCTGATGAGTTGATCAGTATGGCACATAAATACTACGCTGATACCGCGCTTCCAAAACTG GTTGCTGATTTTGGGTCACTGGAGCTTTCACCCGTCGATGGAAGGACATTGACAGATTTCATGCATACTAGGGGTTTGCAAATGTGCTCCTTGGGGCGCGTG GTGGAACTTGCGGACAAACTTCCTCACGTTCAATCTCTTTGTATTCACGAGATGGTTGTTAGAGCTTACAAACACGTACTGCAGGCTGTTGTCGCAGCAGTTGATAATATTGCTAATGTGGCTGCATCAATAGCTTCTTGTTTAAATGTATTGCTCGGGACTCCCTCCGCAGAAAATGGTGATTCAGATGATGAGTTGAAATGGAAGTGGATAGAAACTTTTCTGTCGAAGAGGTTTGGGTGGCCGTGGAAGGATGAAAGTCGGGAGGATCTTAGAAAATTTGCCATTCTTCGTGGTCTTTGCCATAAG GTAGGACTTGAGCTTGTGCCCAAAGACTACGATATGGACTCTCCATTTCCTTTCAAGAAGTCGGATATTATAAGCATGGTCCCCGTGTACAAG CATGTCGCGTGCTCATCAGCAGATGGGCGTACGCTGCTGGAATCATCGAAAACTTCCCTGGATAAAGGCAAACTGGAGGATGCTGTAAATTTTGGAACTAAG GCACTCTCAAAACTCGTTTCTGTATGTGGTCCTTACCATCGAATGACAGCGGGTGCATACAGTCTCTTAGCTGTGGTACTCTACCACACTGGAGATTTTAATCAG GCTACAATCTATCAACAAAAAGCGTTGGATATTAATGAAAGAGAGCTTGGACTTGACCACCCTGATACAATGAAGAGTTATGGCGATTTAGCAGTTTTCTACTACCGACTTCAACACACAGAGTTGGCGTTAAA GTATGTCAATCGTGCCCTCTATCTTTTGCATCTTACTTGTGGACCTTCTCATCCAAATACTGCTGCAACATATATAAATGTTGCGATGATGGAGGAAGGTCTCGGAAATGTCCACGTTGCACTAAGGTACCTTCACGAGGCTCTTAAGTGTAACCAGAGACTTCTTGGAGCTGACCATATTCAA ACTGCGGCCAGCTATCATGCTATTGCAATCGCTCTTTCTTTAATGGAAGCATATTCGTTGAGCGTTCAGCATGAGCAAACTACACTTCAGATACTGCAAGCTAAACTTGGACCTGATGATTTACGTACTCAG AATTTTCTGCAGGATGCTGCGGCATGGCTTGAGTATTTCGAATCTAAAGCACTTGAGCAGCAAGAAGCTGCGCGAAATGGTACCCCGAAGCCTGATGCCTCTATCTCTAGCAAAGGCCATCTAAG TGTCTCGGATTTGTTGGATTACATAGCTCCAGATGCGGAGATGAAGGCTAGAGAAGCGCAAAAGAAGCAAGCTCGCGCAAAG GTTAAAGGCAAAGCGGGGCAAAATGGAGGAATAGCTACCGATGAATTTGAGAAGGATGAACTTCTTTCTCCAACTAGTCCTGTTGTGGAGAACTCTAGCGATAAAGAGAACAAGTCAGAACTAGACAACAAGTCGGAATTGAAGATCGCGGAACCCACGCCTAAGCAATCTGACCACATTTTGATAGAACAGACACTAATGGAGAAAAATGATGATGTGATACAAGAGGATACCTCTGAGGAAGGATGGCAAGAGGCTTTACCCAAAGGCCGTTCAACGATGGGGCGTAAGCCTTCTAGTGCTAGGAGACCTAACCTTGCAAAACTTAACACCAACTTCACGAACGCTTCCCATTTACCAAGAGGTCGAGGTAAAACCGCTAATTTTCCATCTCCAAGATTGACTCCAAATGAATCAACGGCATCGTCTGGGCTATCTCCTGCTTCAAAGAAGTTTGTGAAGAGTGTTAGTTTCAGTCCTAAGTTAAACACTGCTTCTTCACCAGCTGGTGGTACTGAGAGATCGTCTAAGCCCAAATCGGCACCCACCAGCCCTGCTCAAACAGAACAAGTTGTCAAGACTAATTCAATTGTCAGCTCAATCAGCGTTCAGGCAGCTGGAAAACTATTTTCTTACAAAGAAGTTGCTTTAGCTCCACCTGGTACCATTGTCAAAGCAGTGGCGGAGCAGTTGCCGAAGGATAGTAGTTCAGAACAAAACAAGGAGACTGTGGCAAATGATTCAACTCTGCCGACAACAGCGAGTACCAATGATGGAGAAAAGGCTCAGAAAGTCGGTGAAGAGAAACATGATGATTCTGGTGAAAAAACCAATGAAGCAGTCAATGACACTCAACAAAGTAAAGAGAAAGCGCCTGTGTCAGATGAATCTTCCGAGGGGACAAAAGGTGATGCTACAGGGGAGAAAGAAGGGAATGTTGTCACAGCGTCAGAAGTAAAGCCTGCTGCTAAAACCGAAGGAGGAGACTCCACAAATAGCGGTTCTTCCAGTGATTCAAATGCTACTTCCAAAGTCAATGTGCCGGAAAGCAAAGCTGATAAAAGCCCGGACACCTCTTCTGATCTTGAACCTGCTACTGATTTAGTGACGGAGAAGGATGCTCGTCTTACAAATGAAGGAGCTGCAGTAAAAGAGAAGAATGGTGATGAACCCCGTGATCCAGGAAGTGTCGCATTGCCAACTGGAGTAGATAAAGATATCAGCGGCAATGCTAGTGCCGTGCCTACTGAATCAGACCAACAAGGTGattctgagactggaaaagaagcAACCAAGAAACTTTCGGCAGCTGCACCACCATTTAATCCATCGCCTGTTCCAGTTTTTGGCACTATCGTAGCACCAGTTTTCAAGGAGCATGGAGGAATATTACCCCCTCCTGTGAATATCCCTCCATTGCTTCCTGTGAATCCTGTTCGTAGATCACCACATCAGTCGGCAACAGCTCGAGTTCCATATGGTCCACGCTTGTCAGGTGGCTATGGTAGGTCTGGGAATCGAGTTCCACGAAATAAGCCTGCTTTTCTCAATGGTGAACCTAATGGGGATGCGAGCCATTTCACGATTCCTAGAATCATGAACCCACATGCAGCTGAGTTTGTCCCCGGCCAACCATGGGTTCCAAATGGCTTTCCAGTTGCTCCAAATGGTTACATGGCTTCACCAAATGGTATGCCTGTTTCGCCGAATGGATATCCCGTATCACCAAATAGCATACCAGTATCACCAGATGGTTCTCCAGCATCCTTGGACAGCACGCCAGAGACTGAAAACGGACTGCCAGTATCTCCGGTTGAGGCAGGAGAATCTCCTTCAGCTGTAACCGTGGAAGGTGATGCTGAAAATCATGATACAGCGGTGGCAGATGGGACTGAAGCAGAAACCTCCGGAAGTATGGTAACTGCCGAGATAGAAAGTCAGCAGATCATGGAGGATCAGGAAGAAGACGTGGAAAAACTACATGACATTCCTAGAGATGATGAGATATCACAATGTGAAAATGGAGAAATGACGGAAGATACACCTGCACCATCTGATGAGATTACTGGTTCAAAAGAAACATCGAGTACCGTTGTTCTTGAGGAGAAAGGAACCAAGTGTTGGGGAGATTATAGTGACGGTGAAAATGAGGTTGTTGAAGTAGCAAGTTGA
- the LOC107854227 gene encoding protein REDUCED CHLOROPLAST COVERAGE 2 isoform X2 (The sequence of the model RefSeq protein was modified relative to this genomic sequence to represent the inferred CDS: added 370 bases not found in genome assembly) has translation MAPKTGKTKPHKAKGEKKKKEEKVLPNVIEITVETPEDSQVMLKGISTDKILDVRKLLAVHVETCHLTNYSLSHEVKGTRLKDKMEIMSLKPCHLSLIEEDYTEEQLVAHIKRLLDIVACTTSFGGSPKPAGSENATKKPSGSPTGSDKKCKPEAAVCGGADGGDAAEKGDPVMMCPPPRLGQFYEFFSFAHLTPPIQYIRRSSRPFLEDKTEDDFFQIDVRICSGKPTTIVASRRGFYPAGKRALSSHSLVGLLQQLSRVFDAAYKALMKGFTEHNKFGNLPYGFRANTWVVPPFVADNPATFPPLPMEDENWGGNGGGQGRDGKHDHRPWAKEFAILAAMPCKTAEERQIRDRKAFLLHSLFVDVSVLKAVASIKHLVDYSQCGTNRSSYEEKIGDLLISVTKDMSDASKKLDNKNDGVQVLCMSPEDLAKRNLLKGVTADESATVHDTSTLGVVVVRHCGYTAIVKVAAEVNWGTSPIPQDIEIDDQAEGGANALNVNSLRMLLHKTSTPQPSSQVHKLHGADVEDILAAKPLVRQVLGESLQKLQEEGSKQMKSIRWELGACWVQHLQNQVSGKAESKKTDEAKVEPAVKGLGKHGGLLKEIKKKSTDKNGKASSGNEVSSSETNRKDLEKQDEEMEILWKKVLPEAAYLRLKESETGLHLKSPDELISMAHKYYADTALPKLVADFGSLELSPVDGRTLTDFMHTRGLQMCSLGRVVELADKLPHVQSLCIHEMVVRAYKHVLQAVVAAVDNIANVAASIASCLNVLLGTPSAENGDSDDELKWKWIETFLSKRFGWPWKDESREDLRKFAILRGLCHKVGLELVPKDYDMDSPFPFKKSDIISMVPVYKHVACSSADGRTLLESSKTSLDKGKLEDAVNFGTKALSKLVSVCGPYHRMTAGAYSLLAVVLYHTGDFNQATIYQQKALDINERELGLDHPDTMKSYGDLAVFYYRLQHTELALKYVNRALYLLHLTCGPSHPNTAATYINVAMMEEGLGNVHVALRYLHEALKCNQRLLGADHIQTAASYHAIAIALSLMEAYSLSVQHEQTTLQILQAKLGPDDLRTQDAAAWLEYFESKALEQQEAARNGTPKPDASISSKGHLSVSDLLDYIAPDAEMKAREAQKKQARAKVKGKAGQNGGIATDEFEKDELLSPTSPVVENSSDKENKSELDNKSELKIAEPTPKQSDHILIEQTLMEKNDDVIQEDTSEEGWQEALPKGRSTMGRKPSSARRPNLAKLNTNFTNASHLPRGRGKTANFPSPRLTPNESTASSGLSPASKKFVKSVSFSPKLNTASSPAGGTERSSKPKSAPTSPAQTEQVVKTNSIVSSISVQAAGKLFSYKEVALAPPGTIVKAVAEQLPKDSSSEQNKETVANDSTLPTTASTNDGEKAQKVGEEKHDDSGEKTNEAVNDTQQSKEKAPVSDESSEGTKGDATGEKEGNVVTASEVKPAAKTEGGDSTNSGSSSDSNATSKVNVPESKADKSPDTSSDLEPATDLVTEKDARLTNEGAAVKEKNGDEPRDPGSVALPTGVDKDISGNASAVPTESDQQGDSETGKEATKKLSAAAPPFNPSPVPVFGTIVAPVFKEHGGILPPPVNIPPLLPVNPVRRSPHQSATARVPYGPRLSGGYGRSGNRVPRNKPAFLNGEPNGDASHFTIPRIMNPHAAEFVPGQPWVPNGFPVAPNGYMASPNGMPVSPNGYPVSPNSIPVSPDGSPASLDSTPETENGLPVSPVEAGESPSAVTVEGDAENHDTAVADGTEAETSGSMVTAEIESQQIMEDQEEDVEKLHDIPRDDEISQCENGEMTEDTPAPSDEITGSKETSSTVVLEEKGTKCWGDYSDGENEVVEVAS, from the exons atggcaccaaaaacAGGTAAAACTAAGCCACACAAAGCAAAgggagagaagaagaagaaagaagagaaag ttcTGCCAAATGTTATAGAGATAACAGTGGAAACACCTGAAGACTCACAAGTGATGCTTAAG gGAATATCAACGGACAAGATTTTAGATGTGAGAAAGCTCTTAGCCGTCCACGTGGAGACATGTCATTTGACTAATTACTCCTTGTCACATGAG ATATTAGGAGATCAAGTAGACCATTTCTTGAGGATAAAACAGAAGATGATTTTTTCCAAATAGAT GTTCGAATTTGCAGTGGCAAGCCAACAACAATTGTTGCTTCTAGGAGAGGTTTCTATCCTGCTGGAAAACGCGCTCTGTCGAGTCACTCTCTGGTTGGATTGTTGCAACAATTAAGTCGAGTTTTCGATGCT GCATACAAGGCTCTCATGAAAGGATTCACTGAGCATAATAAG TTTGGGAATCTTCCTTATGGTTTTCGAGCGAACACATGGGTTGTCCCTCCTTTTGTTGCTGACAATCCAGCTACTTTTCCTCCACTTCCGATGGAAGACGAGAATTGGGGAGGAAATGGAGGTGGACAAGGTAGAGATGGTAAGCATGATCATAGGCCGTGGGCGAAGGAGTTTGCGATTCTGGCAGCAATGCCTTGTAAAACCGCGGAAGAAAGGCAAATTCGAGATAGGAAAGCATTTCTACTTCACAGTCTATTCGTCGATGTATCAGTTCTCAAAGCAGTTGCTTCCATAAAGCATCTAGTGGACTATAGCCAGTGCGGAACAAATCGATCTTCATACGAGGAAAAGATTGGAGATCTTCTTATCAGCGTGACGAAAGACATGTCAGACGCGAGCAAGAAACTGGACAACAAAAACGATGGTGTCCAGGTGCTATGCATGTCGCCGGAGGATCTTGCAAAGAGAAACTTATTAAAAGGCGTAACTGCAGATGAGAGTGCAACTGTTCAT GATACTTCTACCTTGGGTGTAGTGGTGGTTAGACACTGCGGCTACACAGCGATCGTAAAAGTTGCAGCTGAGGTGAACTGGGGGACAAGTCCTATTCCTCaggatattgaaatagatgaccAGGCAGAGGGAGGTGCAAATGCATTAAACGTTAACAG CTTGAGAATGCTACTGCACAAGACGTCAACGCCTCAGCCGTCTAGCCAAGTACATAAACTACACGGTGCAGATGTCGAAGACATTCTGGCTGCTAAGCCTTTAGTAAGACAGGTGCTTGGTGAAAGCTTGCAGAAGTTACAGGAAGAAGGTAGTAAACAAATGAAATCGATAAGATGGGAGCTGGGTGCATGTTGGGTGCAACATTTGCAAAATCAAGTCTCCGGGAAAGCTGAGTCTAAGAAAACTGACGAAGCTAAAGTAGAGCCAGCGGTAAAGGGTCTCGGGAAGCATGGTGGTTTGCTGAAGGAAATCAAGAAGAAATCAACTGACAAGAACGGCAAAGCCAGTTCAGGGAACGAAGTTTCTTCAAGTGAAACCAACAGGAAAGATCTAGAGAAACAAGACGAGGAAATGGAGATTCTTTGGAAAAAGGTGCTACCTGAAGCAGCATATTTACGCCTAAAGGAATCAGAAACTGGTCTACACCTTAAG TCACCTGATGAGTTGATCAGTATGGCACATAAATACTACGCTGATACCGCGCTTCCAAAACTG GTTGCTGATTTTGGGTCACTGGAGCTTTCACCCGTCGATGGAAGGACATTGACAGATTTCATGCATACTAGGGGTTTGCAAATGTGCTCCTTGGGGCGCGTG GTGGAACTTGCGGACAAACTTCCTCACGTTCAATCTCTTTGTATTCACGAGATGGTTGTTAGAGCTTACAAACACGTACTGCAGGCTGTTGTCGCAGCAGTTGATAATATTGCTAATGTGGCTGCATCAATAGCTTCTTGTTTAAATGTATTGCTCGGGACTCCCTCCGCAGAAAATGGTGATTCAGATGATGAGTTGAAATGGAAGTGGATAGAAACTTTTCTGTCGAAGAGGTTTGGGTGGCCGTGGAAGGATGAAAGTCGGGAGGATCTTAGAAAATTTGCCATTCTTCGTGGTCTTTGCCATAAG GTAGGACTTGAGCTTGTGCCCAAAGACTACGATATGGACTCTCCATTTCCTTTCAAGAAGTCGGATATTATAAGCATGGTCCCCGTGTACAAG CATGTCGCGTGCTCATCAGCAGATGGGCGTACGCTGCTGGAATCATCGAAAACTTCCCTGGATAAAGGCAAACTGGAGGATGCTGTAAATTTTGGAACTAAG GCACTCTCAAAACTCGTTTCTGTATGTGGTCCTTACCATCGAATGACAGCGGGTGCATACAGTCTCTTAGCTGTGGTACTCTACCACACTGGAGATTTTAATCAG GCTACAATCTATCAACAAAAAGCGTTGGATATTAATGAAAGAGAGCTTGGACTTGACCACCCTGATACAATGAAGAGTTATGGCGATTTAGCAGTTTTCTACTACCGACTTCAACACACAGAGTTGGCGTTAAA GTATGTCAATCGTGCCCTCTATCTTTTGCATCTTACTTGTGGACCTTCTCATCCAAATACTGCTGCAACATATATAAATGTTGCGATGATGGAGGAAGGTCTCGGAAATGTCCACGTTGCACTAAGGTACCTTCACGAGGCTCTTAAGTGTAACCAGAGACTTCTTGGAGCTGACCATATTCAA ACTGCGGCCAGCTATCATGCTATTGCAATCGCTCTTTCTTTAATGGAAGCATATTCGTTGAGCGTTCAGCATGAGCAAACTACACTTCAGATACTGCAAGCTAAACTTGGACCTGATGATTTACGTACTCAG GATGCTGCGGCATGGCTTGAGTATTTCGAATCTAAAGCACTTGAGCAGCAAGAAGCTGCGCGAAATGGTACCCCGAAGCCTGATGCCTCTATCTCTAGCAAAGGCCATCTAAG TGTCTCGGATTTGTTGGATTACATAGCTCCAGATGCGGAGATGAAGGCTAGAGAAGCGCAAAAGAAGCAAGCTCGCGCAAAG GTTAAAGGCAAAGCGGGGCAAAATGGAGGAATAGCTACCGATGAATTTGAGAAGGATGAACTTCTTTCTCCAACTAGTCCTGTTGTGGAGAACTCTAGCGATAAAGAGAACAAGTCAGAACTAGACAACAAGTCGGAATTGAAGATCGCGGAACCCACGCCTAAGCAATCTGACCACATTTTGATAGAACAGACACTAATGGAGAAAAATGATGATGTGATACAAGAGGATACCTCTGAGGAAGGATGGCAAGAGGCTTTACCCAAAGGCCGTTCAACGATGGGGCGTAAGCCTTCTAGTGCTAGGAGACCTAACCTTGCAAAACTTAACACCAACTTCACGAACGCTTCCCATTTACCAAGAGGTCGAGGTAAAACCGCTAATTTTCCATCTCCAAGATTGACTCCAAATGAATCAACGGCATCGTCTGGGCTATCTCCTGCTTCAAAGAAGTTTGTGAAGAGTGTTAGTTTCAGTCCTAAGTTAAACACTGCTTCTTCACCAGCTGGTGGTACTGAGAGATCGTCTAAGCCCAAATCGGCACCCACCAGCCCTGCTCAAACAGAACAAGTTGTCAAGACTAATTCAATTGTCAGCTCAATCAGCGTTCAGGCAGCTGGAAAACTATTTTCTTACAAAGAAGTTGCTTTAGCTCCACCTGGTACCATTGTCAAAGCAGTGGCGGAGCAGTTGCCGAAGGATAGTAGTTCAGAACAAAACAAGGAGACTGTGGCAAATGATTCAACTCTGCCGACAACAGCGAGTACCAATGATGGAGAAAAGGCTCAGAAAGTCGGTGAAGAGAAACATGATGATTCTGGTGAAAAAACCAATGAAGCAGTCAATGACACTCAACAAAGTAAAGAGAAAGCGCCTGTGTCAGATGAATCTTCCGAGGGGACAAAAGGTGATGCTACAGGGGAGAAAGAAGGGAATGTTGTCACAGCGTCAGAAGTAAAGCCTGCTGCTAAAACCGAAGGAGGAGACTCCACAAATAGCGGTTCTTCCAGTGATTCAAATGCTACTTCCAAAGTCAATGTGCCGGAAAGCAAAGCTGATAAAAGCCCGGACACCTCTTCTGATCTTGAACCTGCTACTGATTTAGTGACGGAGAAGGATGCTCGTCTTACAAATGAAGGAGCTGCAGTAAAAGAGAAGAATGGTGATGAACCCCGTGATCCAGGAAGTGTCGCATTGCCAACTGGAGTAGATAAAGATATCAGCGGCAATGCTAGTGCCGTGCCTACTGAATCAGACCAACAAGGTGattctgagactggaaaagaagcAACCAAGAAACTTTCGGCAGCTGCACCACCATTTAATCCATCGCCTGTTCCAGTTTTTGGCACTATCGTAGCACCAGTTTTCAAGGAGCATGGAGGAATATTACCCCCTCCTGTGAATATCCCTCCATTGCTTCCTGTGAATCCTGTTCGTAGATCACCACATCAGTCGGCAACAGCTCGAGTTCCATATGGTCCACGCTTGTCAGGTGGCTATGGTAGGTCTGGGAATCGAGTTCCACGAAATAAGCCTGCTTTTCTCAATGGTGAACCTAATGGGGATGCGAGCCATTTCACGATTCCTAGAATCATGAACCCACATGCAGCTGAGTTTGTCCCCGGCCAACCATGGGTTCCAAATGGCTTTCCAGTTGCTCCAAATGGTTACATGGCTTCACCAAATGGTATGCCTGTTTCGCCGAATGGATATCCCGTATCACCAAATAGCATACCAGTATCACCAGATGGTTCTCCAGCATCCTTGGACAGCACGCCAGAGACTGAAAACGGACTGCCAGTATCTCCGGTTGAGGCAGGAGAATCTCCTTCAGCTGTAACCGTGGAAGGTGATGCTGAAAATCATGATACAGCGGTGGCAGATGGGACTGAAGCAGAAACCTCCGGAAGTATGGTAACTGCCGAGATAGAAAGTCAGCAGATCATGGAGGATCAGGAAGAAGACGTGGAAAAACTACATGACATTCCTAGAGATGATGAGATATCACAATGTGAAAATGGAGAAATGACGGAAGATACACCTGCACCATCTGATGAGATTACTGGTTCAAAAGAAACATCGAGTACCGTTGTTCTTGAGGAGAAAGGAACCAAGTGTTGGGGAGATTATAGTGACGGTGAAAATGAGGTTGTTGAAGTAGCAAGTTGA